A single region of the Enterococcus mundtii genome encodes:
- a CDS encoding phytoene desaturase family protein, with amino-acid sequence MKKVIVTGAGVAGLSAAVRLQKLGYEVTLYEKESGPGGKMNQIKKDGFTFDVGPTIVMMPEIYREVFEFCGKDPDDYIPMEKVDPMLKLYFNKEEPIEFSNDLIELTKTLEAISQEDAQGYYAFLADIYKRYHIAKEAFITKSFRGFWDFYNPKSLWAGIRLRTFSDAYSSIAKFVKDERLRKSLAFQTLYIGVSPYQGPSLYTIIPMIELLYGVHFIKGGMYTLATSLANLLEELGGTIHYNTPVDELIIEDKVAKGVRIGQERIEADAVVCGADFPYAMKELIPDEKNRGKYTDKKIDKMEYSCSCFLLYLGLDKKYPGDYLHSIYFADDFKRNVDDLFEDGRLPEDPSFYLYRPTIMDESLAPENHEGLYVLVPVPELSKYEDWSEAKVQEYRQKVLTLLKEKTDFTDIEGHIVSESFYTPKDFEQHFNAYNGATFGLKPTLKQSNYYRPHNKFASAENLYFCGSSTHPGAGVPIVMQSAKLAVEELVKDDKN; translated from the coding sequence ATGAAAAAAGTCATTGTAACAGGTGCAGGAGTTGCGGGATTAAGTGCAGCTGTACGCTTGCAAAAATTAGGCTATGAAGTAACATTGTACGAAAAAGAAAGTGGCCCTGGCGGCAAGATGAATCAAATCAAAAAAGATGGGTTCACGTTTGATGTGGGGCCAACGATCGTGATGATGCCTGAAATCTATCGCGAAGTATTTGAATTTTGTGGGAAAGATCCGGATGACTACATTCCGATGGAAAAAGTCGATCCTATGTTGAAACTCTATTTCAATAAAGAAGAACCAATCGAATTTTCAAATGATCTCATTGAATTGACCAAAACGCTCGAAGCGATTTCCCAAGAAGATGCGCAAGGCTATTATGCGTTTCTAGCGGATATCTACAAGCGTTATCACATAGCCAAAGAAGCATTTATTACTAAATCCTTTCGTGGTTTTTGGGATTTCTATAATCCTAAATCACTATGGGCAGGGATTCGTCTAAGAACATTTAGTGATGCGTATTCATCGATTGCTAAATTTGTTAAAGATGAACGTTTGCGAAAATCATTGGCGTTCCAAACCTTATACATCGGTGTTTCCCCATATCAAGGTCCATCGTTATACACGATTATCCCGATGATCGAACTTTTATATGGCGTTCATTTTATCAAAGGAGGTATGTATACTTTAGCAACCTCACTAGCTAACTTATTAGAAGAATTAGGTGGAACGATCCATTATAATACACCCGTTGATGAATTGATCATTGAAGATAAAGTGGCAAAAGGTGTTCGAATCGGACAAGAACGAATAGAAGCAGATGCGGTCGTTTGTGGTGCTGATTTTCCTTATGCAATGAAAGAGTTGATTCCTGATGAAAAGAATCGTGGGAAATATACGGATAAGAAAATCGATAAGATGGAATACTCTTGTTCTTGTTTCTTACTATATTTAGGTCTAGATAAAAAATATCCGGGGGATTATCTCCACAGCATCTATTTTGCAGATGACTTCAAACGAAATGTGGATGATTTATTTGAAGATGGTCGTTTACCGGAAGATCCATCCTTTTATCTATACCGTCCTACGATCATGGATGAATCATTAGCCCCAGAAAACCATGAAGGATTATATGTATTAGTACCAGTTCCAGAACTTTCAAAATACGAAGATTGGTCAGAAGCGAAAGTCCAAGAATATCGTCAAAAAGTATTGACATTATTAAAAGAAAAGACAGACTTTACTGATATTGAAGGGCATATCGTTTCAGAAAGTTTTTATACACCAAAAGACTTTGAACAACATTTCAATGCCTATAATGGTGCAACATTTGGGTTGAAACCAACCTTAAAACAAAGTAACTATTATCGACCTCATAATAAATTTGCTTCTGCTGAGAATCTTTATTTCTGTGGTAGCAGCACACATCCCGGAGCTGGTGTACCAATCGTGATGCAAAGTGCTAAGCTTGCGGTAGAGGAGTTGGTTAAAGATGATAAAAACTAA
- a CDS encoding transposase: protein MGLIYSATESSNLMSNLTTNLSLARTTITQLRTGSQQVVQAVDGKKLSGAAYQAGKGLFSELIIPTINRVNTAVQGIQSDLNLYSSAHQMLASEGYLDEENLSGQIRAKTFAKQSIDNHAQTIRQIANTSILPGITEMLSDFHRNLMRMADSLQEDIYKLQRKQQKLHAFNFQTSGLFNNSLLELKLAMQSVLVLNQTTIKADGSYVLPKGVDGSWFEKYKPNGQALLEESSNNAYLEMYAEIEKLVQPLKDGKTDAVKRFEMLIKNYPDALVNKLASNDEFWMLANHLPSGMKNKLFSGLAKYEMFGKAVAQGKWIPKIDTLGKAYQNFTKFTSPVKTYVSEALKKSQFVQGAKNWGVAKGLGTAGQVATYAQLGVTFAANAVNEYGKTGSVGKGIIGGGIEMVKSIGPLEGMTLGAAVAGPPGALLGVAFGLSNKILQFAFPNKYDYGKKVAYEAYDKSVEKVGKVIEQSIDTVKHVYKNIQQVGKSTGKMLFSVKIPKISFNW from the coding sequence ATGGGACTAATTTATTCAGCCACAGAGTCTTCTAATTTAATGAGCAATCTGACCACTAATTTATCGCTTGCTCGTACAACGATCACCCAACTACGAACAGGTAGTCAACAAGTTGTTCAAGCGGTTGATGGCAAAAAACTCTCAGGAGCTGCTTATCAAGCTGGGAAAGGGCTGTTTTCTGAGTTGATCATTCCTACGATCAATCGGGTAAACACTGCGGTACAAGGGATTCAGTCAGACTTGAATCTTTACTCTTCCGCACATCAAATGCTTGCCAGTGAAGGATACTTGGATGAAGAGAATTTAAGCGGACAGATTCGTGCCAAAACATTCGCTAAACAATCAATCGATAACCACGCGCAGACGATTAGGCAGATCGCCAATACAAGCATATTACCAGGTATCACAGAAATGCTCAGTGATTTTCATCGAAACTTGATGCGAATGGCGGACAGCCTGCAAGAAGATATCTACAAGTTGCAACGCAAACAACAAAAACTGCATGCCTTTAACTTCCAAACCAGTGGACTGTTCAATAACAGTCTACTGGAATTGAAACTCGCCATGCAAAGCGTATTAGTCTTGAACCAAACAACCATCAAGGCAGACGGTAGTTATGTATTGCCGAAAGGAGTGGATGGGAGTTGGTTTGAGAAGTACAAACCAAACGGACAAGCTTTGTTGGAAGAATCTTCAAATAATGCCTACTTAGAAATGTATGCGGAGATCGAAAAATTGGTCCAACCCTTGAAAGATGGGAAAACCGATGCAGTCAAGCGGTTCGAAATGTTGATCAAAAATTATCCGGATGCATTAGTCAACAAATTGGCATCCAACGATGAATTTTGGATGCTTGCTAATCATCTACCATCAGGTATGAAAAATAAATTATTTAGCGGTCTTGCAAAATACGAAATGTTCGGTAAAGCCGTTGCCCAAGGGAAATGGATTCCTAAAATCGATACGCTAGGCAAGGCCTATCAAAATTTCACTAAATTTACCTCTCCCGTAAAAACCTATGTCAGCGAAGCCTTGAAGAAATCTCAATTTGTGCAAGGAGCTAAAAATTGGGGTGTTGCCAAAGGATTAGGAACGGCAGGCCAAGTAGCTACTTACGCGCAATTAGGCGTCACTTTCGCCGCCAATGCGGTGAATGAATATGGAAAAACAGGAAGTGTTGGCAAAGGAATAATAGGCGGTGGAATAGAGATGGTGAAGAGCATTGGACCGTTAGAGGGAATGACATTAGGTGCGGCAGTCGCTGGGCCGCCGGGTGCTTTACTTGGTGTTGCTTTTGGACTTTCAAATAAAATATTGCAGTTTGCTTTTCCAAATAAGTACGATTATGGAAAAAAAGTTGCTTATGAAGCATACGATAAGAGTGTTGAGAAAGTGGGTAAGGTGATTGAACAAAGTATTGATACAGTCAAACATGTGTATAAAAATATTCAACAAGTAGGTAAATCAACAGGAAAGATGCTATTTTCGGTAAAAATACCAAAAATTAGCTTTAATTGGTGA
- a CDS encoding DUF4176 domain-containing protein encodes MREEMITPFLPLGSILRLVGTEDDQLLYFVVARAIAKNEEEKVIARYRVAPHPFGDVPSQEVFSIHADQITEVLFEGFQNQDDEEFLDDLLKQLRDAPTRPPLVQEEKPVQIVETIKINEEERLKEDPFYQFR; translated from the coding sequence ATGAGAGAAGAAATGATCACACCGTTTTTGCCACTAGGTAGTATCTTAAGACTAGTTGGGACAGAGGATGACCAACTGCTCTATTTTGTCGTTGCTCGTGCCATCGCTAAAAATGAAGAAGAAAAAGTGATAGCGAGATATCGAGTAGCCCCCCATCCGTTTGGAGATGTACCGAGCCAAGAAGTCTTTTCTATCCATGCCGATCAAATCACAGAAGTGTTGTTCGAAGGCTTCCAAAACCAAGACGATGAAGAATTTTTAGACGATTTGCTGAAGCAACTTAGGGATGCGCCAACTAGACCACCACTCGTGCAAGAGGAGAAACCTGTACAGATTGTAGAAACTATAAAAATCAATGAAGAAGAGAGATTAAAAGAAGACCCATTCTATCAATTCAGATAA
- a CDS encoding Rgg/GadR/MutR family transcriptional regulator, whose amino-acid sequence MEVWEIVEFVRKQKGITIAELCGEEASRSVYKRFIQNKADTTVSKLTYFLKKLNLDYDELQLFNFPNDLSEVNRLMQEAVVAFEKKDSLELHSIIMLYETEEPDSQRERHLISLCRLMIAQLKEEKIDVLSSEVYQYLMKAQTWTRYEIFLFTNCMYAFHPKFIDLILEKSFLSLAVYEENRSGQSETFRMLANGLILFIKNQDLRLVWKYGAKLEEYFLEEELYYERNLQLFLQGVWYVIKGNKKGKYHIKNALAVSCYLDSKQQYQKKYELLRFVEQAYHVDFELKNEFPPASN is encoded by the coding sequence ATGGAAGTATGGGAGATCGTTGAATTTGTCAGAAAGCAAAAAGGAATAACGATTGCAGAACTTTGTGGAGAGGAAGCTAGTCGTTCTGTATATAAACGTTTTATTCAAAATAAAGCAGATACGACAGTCAGTAAGTTGACTTATTTTTTGAAAAAACTAAATTTGGACTATGATGAATTGCAGTTATTTAATTTTCCAAATGATTTATCCGAGGTCAATCGATTGATGCAAGAAGCGGTAGTCGCTTTTGAAAAGAAAGATAGTTTAGAATTACATAGTATTATCATGTTGTATGAAACAGAAGAACCTGATTCTCAAAGAGAACGTCATCTAATCAGTCTGTGTCGCTTGATGATCGCTCAATTAAAAGAGGAAAAAATCGATGTGCTATCTTCAGAGGTTTATCAGTATTTAATGAAGGCACAAACATGGACTCGCTACGAAATTTTTTTGTTTACTAATTGTATGTATGCGTTCCATCCTAAATTTATCGATTTGATTTTAGAAAAGTCGTTTCTTAGTTTGGCGGTCTACGAAGAAAACCGCAGCGGGCAAAGTGAGACATTTCGCATGTTGGCAAATGGCCTCATTCTATTTATTAAAAATCAGGATCTCCGCCTGGTTTGGAAATATGGTGCGAAGTTAGAAGAGTATTTCCTTGAAGAAGAACTATACTATGAGCGTAACTTGCAATTGTTTTTGCAAGGCGTCTGGTATGTGATCAAAGGTAATAAGAAAGGGAAGTATCACATAAAAAACGCTTTAGCAGTCAGTTGCTACTTGGATTCAAAGCAACAATATCAAAAAAAATACGAACTGTTACGCTTCGTGGAGCAGGCGTACCATGTGGATTTTGAACTCAAGAATGAGTTTCCCCCCGCTAGTAATTGA
- a CDS encoding WXG100 family type VII secretion target: MAGVIAVTPEQLKSQAQVYSQAASQIQEAIRKVNAMNQQISQQWKGQAFQAYLEQYNQLEGNVRQMEELLERINQQLNKYADTVAERDRQDAGSFGF; the protein is encoded by the coding sequence ATGGCAGGAGTAATTGCAGTCACCCCCGAACAACTGAAGTCACAAGCACAGGTTTATTCACAGGCAGCCTCTCAGATCCAAGAGGCGATCCGTAAAGTAAATGCAATGAACCAACAAATCAGTCAACAGTGGAAAGGACAAGCATTTCAAGCTTATTTGGAACAATACAACCAATTAGAAGGTAATGTTCGTCAAATGGAAGAACTTCTTGAGCGCATCAATCAGCAGTTGAACAAGTATGCTGATACGGTTGCAGAACGCGATCGTCAAGATGCAGGTTCGTTTGGATTTTAA
- a CDS encoding phytoene/squalene synthase family protein has protein sequence MIKTNQELFEKHADDFAYCETVIKKYSKSFYAAFSQLPEEKAKSVYAIYAFCRLADDTVDLAHSEEELLALKHQLDAFSMGKIPDEPIWRALSVVFSVYPMTLSPFYDMIAGQKQDLVFTQPETLADLEDYCYYVAGSVGLMLLPLLSDQAEKIQSQAKRLGEAMQLTNILRDIGEDNKMGRIYLPKEMMRAHGVTETMLQADKPAKPLIDLWEAIANEAEKKYETSFTMLPFIDRNCQLALTAAAMIYREQLSVIRENNYFMLDRKNYVSQIRKIQLLRKAKKYVETLINSPQQSTL, from the coding sequence ATGATAAAAACTAATCAGGAACTGTTTGAAAAACACGCAGACGATTTTGCCTATTGTGAAACTGTGATAAAAAAATATTCAAAATCGTTTTACGCTGCGTTTTCTCAACTTCCTGAAGAAAAAGCAAAAAGTGTCTATGCCATTTATGCTTTTTGTCGCTTGGCAGATGATACAGTTGACTTAGCCCATAGTGAGGAAGAATTGTTGGCACTAAAACACCAACTAGATGCTTTCTCCATGGGTAAAATTCCTGATGAACCAATTTGGCGTGCCTTGTCGGTTGTTTTTTCCGTTTATCCCATGACCTTGTCTCCGTTCTACGACATGATCGCAGGTCAAAAGCAAGATTTAGTCTTTACACAGCCAGAAACATTGGCTGACTTAGAAGACTATTGTTACTATGTCGCAGGTAGTGTCGGCTTGATGTTGTTACCTTTATTATCTGACCAAGCAGAAAAAATCCAGTCACAGGCAAAAAGGCTGGGTGAAGCGATGCAACTCACTAACATTTTACGAGATATCGGTGAAGATAATAAAATGGGACGAATTTATTTACCAAAGGAAATGATGCGTGCCCATGGTGTGACTGAAACCATGTTGCAAGCAGATAAACCTGCGAAGCCATTGATTGATCTATGGGAAGCGATAGCTAATGAAGCAGAGAAAAAATATGAAACTTCTTTTACGATGCTGCCGTTTATTGACCGAAATTGTCAACTCGCATTAACTGCTGCTGCAATGATCTATAGAGAGCAATTAAGCGTAATCAGAGAAAATAACTATTTCATGTTAGATCGTAAAAACTATGTCAGCCAGATAAGAAAAATCCAACTGCTGAGAAAAGCCAAAAAATATGTAGAAACTCTAATAAATAGTCCACAACAATCAACATTATAA
- the esaA gene encoding type VII secretion protein EsaA codes for MKNHLKQKQPFILAIIASLSLLLFFAYIGFKEKSIITSTASPTTKMQYVLVNEDRGADFEGQQYLLGTDFVTLINKDTANRWETTTRNIATAGLENGQFDAKIIIPQDFSEKLLSLQSINPEKAIIEYQVRDGQNEITNQMIEEQVNQILTNFNQRVVQMYFSSIVGNLSEAQQNVNKMTNTHSNYQQNLENSIYQPFQNISDNYASVLDSTSILDTTNSAFKAQQQAFVDSVQSLLERNNTSLEETHKETENVQETIVDYTKETNEKITGAIDQFNQQVILQKNQLTTQWENATTDYRNQYDLFNDAILAQFSNFYTPNEQNSFGIYWDFLAQATAFQTNQQTRIEEIQQQITELESQVEQLERLKGQIANAYYNDPTSTPATATEVQVKNAIIKLMTNQRNEPKLDGAYQSVIEEILPRISVDSLALLLAELQNQAVISQDQAAIFNDELAIVTRYAHDFDRPIGSEASFAYLEPNAQHDAMISLPTTNQQMSIELNQDTFLSIQAEEEQQGMLFFDPTYDFIEMETQLNQLLAPYNYETAIRVDTNHSQSYNLGRLNRRRKRKRHTSV; via the coding sequence TTGAAAAACCATCTGAAGCAAAAGCAGCCATTTATCCTTGCGATCATCGCAAGTTTATCTTTGCTTCTTTTCTTTGCTTATATTGGCTTTAAAGAAAAGAGTATCATCACGAGCACCGCCAGCCCGACGACAAAAATGCAATATGTTTTGGTAAATGAGGATCGAGGAGCAGATTTTGAAGGTCAGCAGTACTTGTTAGGAACCGATTTTGTGACACTGATCAATAAAGATACTGCCAATCGTTGGGAAACGACTACGCGTAATATTGCAACAGCAGGACTAGAGAACGGCCAATTCGATGCAAAAATCATTATTCCCCAAGATTTTTCGGAAAAACTATTATCTTTACAAAGTATCAATCCAGAAAAAGCGATCATCGAATACCAAGTTCGAGATGGTCAAAATGAGATAACTAACCAAATGATCGAAGAACAAGTGAATCAGATTTTAACAAACTTCAATCAGCGTGTTGTGCAGATGTATTTCTCTAGTATTGTAGGAAATCTCTCTGAAGCGCAGCAAAACGTGAATAAAATGACGAATACACATAGCAATTATCAGCAAAATCTAGAAAATAGTATCTATCAGCCATTCCAAAATATTTCAGACAACTATGCGAGTGTATTAGACTCAACTAGTATTTTAGATACAACAAATAGTGCATTCAAGGCACAACAACAGGCCTTTGTTGATTCGGTACAATCTCTTTTGGAGCGCAATAATACAAGTTTAGAAGAGACTCACAAAGAGACAGAAAATGTTCAGGAGACAATTGTTGATTATACAAAAGAAACGAATGAAAAAATCACTGGAGCGATCGATCAATTCAATCAACAAGTCATCTTACAAAAAAATCAATTAACCACTCAGTGGGAGAACGCAACAACTGATTATAGAAATCAATACGACTTATTCAATGATGCGATTTTAGCTCAATTTAGTAACTTTTATACACCAAATGAACAAAATAGTTTCGGTATTTATTGGGATTTCTTGGCTCAGGCAACGGCGTTTCAAACCAATCAACAAACCCGCATCGAAGAGATCCAACAACAAATTACTGAGTTGGAGAGTCAAGTAGAACAGCTAGAACGCTTAAAAGGTCAAATTGCCAATGCGTATTATAATGATCCGACAAGTACACCCGCAACTGCGACAGAAGTTCAAGTGAAAAATGCGATTATCAAATTGATGACAAATCAAAGGAATGAACCCAAATTAGATGGGGCGTACCAATCAGTTATCGAGGAGATATTGCCCCGGATCTCGGTGGATAGTTTAGCTCTATTATTAGCTGAATTACAAAATCAAGCAGTGATCAGTCAGGATCAGGCCGCCATTTTCAATGATGAGCTAGCGATTGTTACACGCTATGCCCATGATTTTGACCGACCAATCGGAAGTGAAGCCTCTTTTGCTTATCTTGAACCGAACGCACAACATGATGCAATGATTTCTTTACCCACCACCAATCAACAGATGTCAATTGAGTTAAATCAAGATACGTTCCTCTCGATACAAGCAGAAGAAGAGCAGCAAGGAATGCTCTTTTTTGATCCAACATATGATTTTATAGAAATGGAAACTCAATTGAATCAGTTACTAGCCCCCTACAACTATGAAACAGCAATCCGAGTAGATACAAATCATTCACAATCGTACAACCTTGGACGATTGAACCGGAGGAGGAAACGGAAGAGACATACCAGCGTATAG
- a CDS encoding TIGR04086 family membrane protein: MNFEVSIPLKWQLTPEQQTTSYNQVFYTWMINEREQPMSEFSVYLPMDQPLIDDVPQILEQFQLLSTTAQQIVTLFGAPHHSITIPAYRQMIDQPENMGRSLIELADSRSIYWLYNNLQESDKPSMISEQLYQEYKKTGDQLYSDTENQIIALQAVIGSPGTKEPEELKPTLYGTLQLMTLPQTFMEEADKLNHWFASANQQIHAVYDSWQQTAQTEAESVISEENPHPKENEYALIEAQTASLIETMQGLMASSKAAAEVTGQSAAEVADITPTIDQLKESTIEVQENATTILSNLSTSLDESAQTVSENQTYAESFSEVLSNTKNGGADNPHVFNFLASPILGQGSFGQTRQSSLTPYYVTLIGGFMILLVSFQLSSVMKKRVVTSVDLLVTPNRIWKNVPNMVAVLSVTLVLSLIYSVLTTIVSGVAHSFVWFVYAFLVFASGQLILLGFMRQFKKITLYLCGGIFGLFFMLTPLLGVAIKNGSLTEWLYRLSPLQNIQNGFNVLMNEGVIGWGSYLMLVLFLIFGVILNFIVRPEEKKERSNE, from the coding sequence TTGAACTTTGAAGTAAGCATTCCTTTAAAGTGGCAGTTGACTCCAGAACAACAAACTACTTCATACAATCAGGTGTTTTACACATGGATGATCAATGAACGCGAACAACCAATGAGTGAATTCTCGGTATATCTTCCAATGGATCAGCCATTGATTGATGATGTGCCACAAATCTTGGAACAGTTTCAACTATTAAGTACGACTGCGCAACAAATCGTCACGCTATTTGGTGCACCACACCATTCTATAACGATTCCCGCATATCGACAGATGATCGATCAACCAGAAAATATGGGGAGATCCCTTATTGAATTAGCTGATTCTCGTTCGATCTATTGGCTATATAACAATCTTCAGGAAAGCGACAAACCTTCGATGATCAGTGAACAACTGTATCAGGAATACAAAAAAACAGGGGATCAGTTGTATAGCGATACCGAGAATCAAATCATTGCATTACAAGCAGTCATTGGTTCTCCTGGGACTAAAGAACCTGAAGAACTAAAACCAACCTTGTACGGTACCTTGCAATTAATGACATTACCACAGACATTTATGGAAGAAGCGGACAAATTAAACCACTGGTTCGCCTCTGCGAATCAACAAATCCATGCAGTATACGACAGTTGGCAGCAAACGGCACAAACAGAAGCGGAATCCGTCATCTCAGAAGAAAATCCACATCCTAAAGAAAATGAATACGCTCTGATTGAAGCTCAAACAGCCAGTCTGATCGAAACGATGCAAGGATTGATGGCAAGTTCAAAAGCAGCAGCTGAAGTTACCGGTCAATCTGCGGCAGAAGTAGCTGATATCACACCTACAATCGATCAGCTAAAAGAATCGACCATCGAAGTACAAGAGAATGCCACCACTATTTTAAGTAATCTAAGTACCTCTCTTGATGAATCAGCACAGACTGTCTCTGAAAATCAAACATATGCCGAATCATTTAGTGAAGTCCTTTCGAATACAAAGAATGGAGGGGCAGACAATCCACATGTCTTTAATTTTTTAGCAAGTCCAATTTTAGGACAAGGAAGCTTTGGTCAAACAAGACAAAGCTCATTGACTCCTTACTATGTGACATTGATCGGTGGCTTTATGATTCTGTTAGTATCCTTTCAATTGTCTAGCGTGATGAAAAAACGTGTAGTGACTTCTGTCGATTTGTTAGTCACACCGAACCGTATATGGAAAAACGTGCCTAATATGGTGGCGGTACTCAGTGTAACGTTAGTTCTGTCACTTATTTATAGCGTTTTAACGACCATAGTATCAGGAGTCGCGCATTCTTTTGTTTGGTTCGTTTATGCATTTTTAGTCTTTGCTAGTGGTCAATTGATTCTTTTAGGGTTCATGCGCCAATTCAAAAAAATCACGTTGTATTTATGTGGTGGGATTTTTGGCTTGTTCTTCATGTTGACTCCTTTGTTGGGCGTAGCAATCAAAAATGGCTCGTTGACAGAATGGCTCTATCGTCTGTCACCTTTACAGAATATTCAAAACGGGTTTAATGTGCTGATGAATGAGGGTGTCATCGGTTGGGGAAGTTATCTCATGCTCGTTCTATTCCTGATATTTGGAGTGATACTGAATTTTATTGTCCGACCAGAAGAGAAAAAAGAACGGTCAAATGAATAA
- the essB gene encoding type VII secretion protein EssB — MTHIKDISETIMIETTTDAVKVTLNAKQYQLDRLEQYQLFLTQKKHLLSGQIVESSEEKLVIQYQKSKQMYSLQEYLKRTELFQRLLLAQKINFLSEFLSSPIQPFIHPANLFLFGEEIIVAHRGFAHSIIPYEITEEEFLKQYRALILTILHPKFDYEQLIEGNGTLKDEFSKRIQRANSVAEIDRMIGEQVVQQKTKRASEIQMVNKRSYFMFKWGTLLLSISTMGLALTTGIYAFDKLPAQERISSAETQYIANNYAGVLTTLKDDKPEDLPSGAQYVAAVSAVQLDNLSNEQKTAILNNISQKSNENTLLYWIYIGRGNFERSLDIAQNLGDHQYILHAYTKLYDATRANNKMSGQKKQELLTSYEEEINKYLEILESETDSNEAN, encoded by the coding sequence GTGACCCACATAAAAGATATTTCTGAAACGATCATGATTGAGACAACAACTGATGCTGTCAAAGTGACACTGAATGCTAAGCAATACCAACTCGATCGTTTAGAACAGTATCAACTATTCTTAACACAGAAAAAACACTTGCTCTCTGGACAGATCGTAGAATCTTCAGAGGAAAAACTCGTCATTCAATACCAGAAAAGTAAACAAATGTATTCTTTGCAAGAGTACCTTAAACGAACAGAACTTTTTCAACGATTATTACTTGCACAAAAAATCAATTTCTTATCCGAGTTTTTGAGTAGCCCGATCCAGCCGTTCATCCATCCAGCCAATCTATTTCTATTTGGAGAAGAAATCATCGTAGCACATAGAGGTTTTGCGCATTCAATTATTCCTTATGAAATAACCGAAGAAGAATTTTTGAAGCAATATCGTGCCTTGATCCTGACAATTTTACATCCTAAGTTCGATTATGAGCAACTGATTGAAGGAAATGGCACATTGAAGGACGAGTTTTCTAAACGAATCCAAAGAGCAAACAGTGTCGCAGAAATCGACCGCATGATTGGCGAACAAGTCGTACAGCAGAAAACGAAACGTGCATCAGAAATTCAAATGGTGAACAAAAGAAGCTATTTTATGTTTAAGTGGGGCACGCTTTTATTAAGTATTTCAACAATGGGTTTGGCGCTTACAACAGGTATCTATGCGTTTGATAAACTTCCCGCACAAGAACGGATCAGTTCTGCTGAAACGCAATATATTGCTAATAATTATGCTGGTGTTTTGACCACATTAAAAGATGATAAACCCGAAGATCTCCCTTCTGGTGCCCAATATGTCGCTGCAGTCAGCGCGGTACAGCTGGATAATTTGTCGAATGAGCAAAAGACAGCAATCTTAAATAACATTTCTCAAAAATCAAATGAGAATACTTTGCTTTACTGGATCTATATTGGAAGGGGGAATTTTGAACGATCATTAGATATCGCACAAAACCTCGGCGATCATCAATACATTTTACATGCCTACACCAAACTATACGACGCGACGCGAGCAAACAACAAGATGAGTGGACAGAAGAAGCAAGAGTTATTAACAAGTTATGAGGAAGAAATCAATAAGTACTTAGAAATCTTAGAAAGCGAGACGGATAGTAATGAAGCAAACTAA